In Caproiciproducens sp. NJN-50, the following are encoded in one genomic region:
- a CDS encoding calcium-translocating P-type ATPase, PMCA-type encodes MEWQSLTKEDCAEKLKTSLRKGLTPPQAAERLREYGNNELTRPKRKSLFLRFVAQLSDFMVIILLIAAGVSFVTSWLQRDSDYIDAIIILIIVAVDAVTGLIQESRAERAIEALQRLSSPKARVIRSGKEFEIPAEELVPGDLVAVETGDLVPADLRLTESVDLKAEESALTGESLPGEKDADSVYPAGTPLGDRHNFLYSTSSVTAGRGRGIVVETGMSTQVGRIAHMIGREAAPQTPLQKKLAQTGRMLGAGALVICLVIFIMGLIQKIDPLEMFLIAISLAVAAIPEGLPAVVTVTLAVGVRRMAAKRAIVRRMPAVETLGSASVICSDKTGTLTQNRMTVVELQSAAGRLAADSAEGRLLLETASLCTNCVSSGGKLRGDPTETALVRAASADPGRLEQRFPRVREFPFSSERKRMTTVHRLPGGRCRIVTKGAPDVLLRYCSSGTEGMERRNEEMASRALRVLGVACRDADRPPQSAEEAEQGLVFLGLVGMIDPPRPEAERAVRMCKQAGIRPVMITGDHAATAAAIAVRLGIAESAGNVVTGPELDRMSDAELSGKVSRLSVFARVSPEHKVRIVRAFQSRGEVVAMTGDGVNDAPALRAADIGCAMGISGTDVAKAASDMILTDDNFATIVAAVREGRGIYQNIRKTVHFLISCNIGELLTVFVGFLLRLPSPLLAIQLLWVNLVTDSLPALALGVEPIGGDVMNQKPVRRGESVFSGGMGYNILVEGCLIGSLSLLAYSIGRAFFDVDPASPFIGRTMAFAVLSLSQVVHTFNMRSDSSVFRAGLFANPKLVLAAVACVFLQAAVIAVPPLAAVFKTAVLTGRQWAVVAALSLAPLFVVEAEKAARQRAAAPAPRRFTRREPKV; translated from the coding sequence TTGGAATGGCAGAGCCTGACAAAAGAAGACTGTGCGGAAAAACTGAAAACCAGCCTGCGGAAAGGTCTCACGCCGCCGCAGGCGGCCGAGCGGCTGCGCGAGTATGGAAACAACGAGCTGACCCGGCCGAAAAGGAAAAGCCTGTTCCTCCGCTTTGTGGCTCAGCTTTCCGATTTTATGGTGATCATCCTGCTCATTGCGGCGGGCGTTTCGTTTGTGACCTCCTGGCTCCAGCGGGACAGCGACTATATCGACGCGATTATCATCCTGATTATTGTCGCGGTCGACGCGGTGACGGGGCTGATCCAGGAAAGCCGGGCGGAACGGGCGATCGAGGCGCTCCAAAGGCTTTCCAGCCCGAAGGCCCGCGTCATCCGGTCGGGAAAGGAATTCGAAATCCCGGCGGAGGAGCTGGTCCCCGGCGACCTTGTCGCGGTGGAAACGGGCGACCTGGTGCCCGCGGATCTCCGCCTGACCGAATCGGTGGACCTGAAGGCGGAGGAAAGCGCGCTGACCGGGGAGAGCCTCCCCGGGGAAAAGGACGCCGATTCCGTATATCCGGCCGGAACGCCGCTGGGCGACCGGCATAATTTTTTGTATTCCACCAGTTCCGTCACCGCCGGCCGCGGGCGCGGGATCGTCGTGGAGACCGGCATGAGCACGCAGGTCGGCAGGATCGCGCACATGATCGGCCGGGAGGCCGCGCCGCAGACTCCGCTCCAGAAAAAGCTGGCGCAGACGGGCCGCATGCTGGGCGCGGGCGCGCTCGTCATCTGCCTTGTGATCTTTATCATGGGGCTGATCCAGAAAATAGACCCGCTGGAGATGTTCCTGATCGCCATCAGCCTTGCCGTCGCCGCAATCCCGGAGGGGCTGCCCGCGGTCGTCACCGTCACGCTTGCCGTCGGAGTCCGGCGCATGGCGGCGAAACGGGCGATCGTCCGGCGAATGCCGGCGGTGGAGACGCTCGGCAGCGCAAGCGTGATCTGCTCCGACAAAACGGGCACGCTGACGCAGAACCGCATGACGGTCGTGGAGCTGCAGAGTGCAGCGGGCAGGCTCGCGGCGGATTCGGCGGAAGGCCGGCTGCTGCTGGAAACAGCTTCACTTTGCACGAACTGCGTCAGTTCCGGCGGCAAGCTCCGGGGGGATCCCACCGAGACCGCCCTAGTCCGCGCGGCGTCCGCCGATCCCGGCAGGCTGGAGCAGCGGTTTCCCCGCGTCAGGGAGTTCCCGTTTTCCAGCGAGCGCAAGCGGATGACCACCGTGCACCGTCTGCCGGGCGGGCGCTGCCGGATCGTCACTAAGGGCGCGCCGGACGTCCTGCTGCGGTACTGCTCGTCCGGAACCGAGGGGATGGAGCGCAGAAACGAGGAGATGGCGTCGCGGGCGCTGCGGGTGCTCGGCGTTGCCTGCCGTGACGCGGACCGCCCCCCGCAGAGTGCCGAGGAGGCCGAACAGGGCCTTGTTTTTCTGGGGCTGGTCGGAATGATCGACCCGCCCCGCCCGGAGGCGGAGCGGGCCGTCAGGATGTGCAAACAGGCCGGGATCCGCCCGGTCATGATCACCGGAGACCATGCGGCGACGGCTGCGGCGATCGCCGTCCGCCTCGGGATCGCGGAGAGCGCCGGAAATGTTGTGACCGGTCCGGAGCTGGACCGCATGTCCGACGCGGAACTGAGTGGAAAGGTCAGCCGTCTCTCCGTGTTTGCCCGTGTTTCTCCGGAGCATAAAGTGCGCATTGTCCGGGCGTTCCAGTCCCGCGGCGAGGTTGTGGCGATGACCGGCGACGGCGTCAACGACGCCCCGGCCCTGCGGGCGGCGGACATCGGCTGCGCGATGGGGATTTCCGGGACGGACGTGGCCAAGGCCGCTTCCGACATGATCCTGACCGACGACAACTTTGCCACGATCGTCGCGGCCGTCCGGGAGGGGCGCGGGATTTATCAGAATATCCGCAAAACCGTGCATTTTCTGATCAGCTGCAATATCGGGGAGCTTCTGACGGTGTTCGTCGGATTTTTGCTGAGGCTGCCCAGCCCTCTTCTCGCGATCCAGCTTCTCTGGGTGAACCTGGTCACCGATTCCCTGCCGGCACTCGCGCTCGGCGTGGAACCGATCGGCGGCGACGTGATGAACCAAAAACCCGTGCGCCGCGGCGAAAGCGTTTTTTCCGGGGGAATGGGTTACAATATTCTGGTGGAGGGCTGCTTGATCGGCTCGCTTTCCCTGCTGGCGTACAGCATCGGGCGCGCGTTTTTCGACGTGGACCCGGCGTCCCCGTTTATCGGGCGGACCATGGCGTTTGCCGTTCTGAGCCTTTCACAGGTGGTACATACGTTCAATATGCGCTCCGACAGCTCCGTGTTCCGCGCCGGTCTGTTTGCCAACCCAAAGCTGGTTCTGGCGGCCGTCGCCTGCGTCTTTCTTCAGGCGGCTGTCATCGCGGTGCCGCCGCTCGCGGCGGTTTTTAAAACGGCGGTGCTGACGGGCCGGCAGTGGGCGGTTGTGGCGGCGCTGTCGCTTGCGCCGCTCTTTGTGGTGGAGGCGGAAAAAGCCGCCCGGCAGCGTGCCGCTGCACCCGCGCCCCGCCGTTTTACCCGGAGAGAACCGAAAGTTTAG
- a CDS encoding FeoB-associated Cys-rich membrane protein, with product MAAWILISLIVAALAFLGFHSVDSLSHGGCGGDCGSCGGFEEPADINRKR from the coding sequence ATGGCGGCCTGGATTCTGATCAGTCTGATCGTTGCCGCGCTCGCGTTCCTGGGATTCCATTCGGTGGATTCCCTGAGTCACGGCGGCTGCGGCGGTGACTGCGGCAGCTGCGGAGGATTTGAAGAACCCGCGGATATCAACCGCAAGCGCTGA
- the ytvI gene encoding sporulation integral membrane protein YtvI, whose translation MFDKHQLIRIRPLLVFLVCYTAGFLLFAATLKYTFPFLAGFLLALLAQPLIECLRRRLHFHQTAAAAVATLAVYAVLFGLLFLIGLWLIREISNLIAYISTLKPSDLGPLTSPFSSLIQQFNDAINHFDAGFLQQNQEKMLNLAQTGLSLATKTLSAVLGFLTSLPAIFTMFIVMIFSTYFFSKDMRKIKNSLLGLFTAGGADDLRNYSRNGRSLSGKYIGSYLLIYFITFVETLIVFIVLGVPYPLVFSLITGIADILPVLGPGTIYIPISCFYLFTGNYFTAGALLVCWLIITAIRQIIEPKIVSSSIDIHPLSMLAAIYFALVAKNFWILIYIPLLMILYQTLTKSGKLPTLFEHRESSSGAKQPPLDSRTKP comes from the coding sequence TTGTTCGACAAGCACCAGCTGATCCGGATCAGGCCTCTTTTGGTGTTTCTGGTCTGTTATACCGCCGGGTTTCTTCTGTTCGCGGCAACACTGAAATACACCTTTCCGTTTCTCGCCGGCTTTCTGCTGGCCCTGCTGGCCCAGCCGCTGATCGAGTGCCTGCGCCGCAGGCTTCATTTCCACCAGACCGCGGCCGCGGCGGTGGCGACTCTCGCGGTCTACGCGGTCCTGTTCGGCCTGCTGTTCCTGATCGGATTGTGGCTGATCCGTGAAATCAGCAATCTGATCGCCTATATCTCCACCCTGAAACCGTCGGACCTGGGCCCTCTGACCTCGCCGTTCAGCTCCCTGATCCAGCAGTTCAACGACGCCATCAATCATTTTGACGCGGGATTCCTTCAGCAGAACCAGGAGAAGATGCTGAACCTGGCGCAGACGGGCCTTTCCCTCGCGACCAAAACGCTCAGCGCCGTCCTCGGCTTTCTAACCTCCCTTCCCGCCATTTTCACCATGTTCATCGTCATGATCTTTTCCACTTACTTTTTTTCCAAAGACATGCGGAAAATCAAGAATTCGCTGCTTGGGCTTTTCACGGCCGGCGGCGCGGACGACCTTCGCAATTACTCCCGCAACGGGCGCAGCCTCAGCGGAAAATACATCGGTTCCTATCTCCTGATCTATTTTATCACGTTTGTGGAGACACTCATTGTTTTTATCGTGCTCGGCGTGCCGTATCCCCTCGTATTCAGCCTAATCACCGGCATCGCGGATATCCTGCCGGTCCTCGGCCCTGGGACGATCTACATTCCAATTTCCTGCTTCTACCTTTTCACAGGCAACTATTTCACGGCCGGCGCCCTTCTTGTGTGCTGGCTGATCATCACCGCCATCCGGCAGATCATCGAGCCGAAAATCGTCTCGTCCTCCATCGATATCCACCCTCTTTCGATGCTGGCCGCCATCTATTTCGCCCTGGTCGCCAAAAATTTCTGGATTCTGATCTATATTCCGCTGCTGATGATTCTGTACCAGACGCTGACAAAATCCGGAAAGCTTCCCACCCTGTTCGAGCACCGCGAAAGTTCCTCCGGCGCCAAACAGCCTCCGCTTGACAGCCGGACGAAACCGTGA
- a CDS encoding helix-turn-helix domain-containing protein, whose product MNELRLRKQALGTRNLVGARVEMARKNQGMKQKELLAQLQVNGVDMNASGLSKLEGQIRYVTDFELSALANILNVSVDWLLGREK is encoded by the coding sequence ATGAACGAATTGAGATTGCGCAAACAAGCACTTGGAACCCGCAACTTGGTGGGTGCGCGCGTCGAAATGGCACGCAAAAATCAGGGTATGAAGCAAAAAGAGCTTTTGGCTCAGCTTCAGGTCAACGGAGTCGACATGAATGCTTCCGGCCTGTCCAAACTGGAAGGACAGATTCGTTATGTGACGGATTTCGAGCTTTCGGCGCTTGCCAATATCCTCAATGTTTCTGTGGATTGGCTTTTGGGCAGGGAAAAATAA
- a CDS encoding nicotinate phosphoribosyltransferase — translation MLTDFYEITMANGYFTNGYRNTIVYFDMFFREIPDSGGYAIMAGVQQLVDYLKNLKFTPEDIDYLHNCKIFNEEFIRYLENFRFCCDVWSVPEGMPIFPGEPILTVRGPVIQAQFIETMILLTINHQSLIATKANRICRAAEGRPVMEFGSRRAQGADGAILGARAAYIGGCCGTACTICDREYSVPALGTMAHSWIQLFDTELDAFRAYAREYPQSCTLLVDTYNVLKSGVPHAIQVFREEILPRGFRPAGIRIDSGDITYLSKRARKMLDEAGFPDCKICASNSLDEYIIRDMLIQGAKVDSFGVGERMITSSSHPVFGGVYKLSGVENRDGGVTPKIKISENVSKITTPGFKRLWRLYDRASGKALADVITLSDEVIDDTRPYEIFDPDFVWKRKTLRNFRAEDIRVQLFRNGNSLTEKQSLKALQSFCSRQVDTLWDEVKRFENPHRYYVDLSRKLWDVKSRLISEYSFEPDA, via the coding sequence ATGCTGACCGATTTTTACGAGATCACCATGGCGAACGGGTATTTCACGAACGGGTACCGGAACACCATTGTCTATTTTGACATGTTCTTCCGTGAAATACCGGACAGCGGAGGGTACGCCATTATGGCGGGCGTTCAGCAGCTTGTGGATTACCTGAAGAACCTGAAATTCACGCCGGAGGATATCGACTATCTCCACAACTGCAAAATCTTTAATGAGGAGTTTATCCGCTACCTGGAGAATTTCCGCTTCTGCTGCGACGTCTGGTCGGTGCCCGAGGGAATGCCGATCTTCCCCGGCGAGCCGATCCTCACCGTGCGCGGGCCGGTGATCCAGGCCCAGTTCATTGAGACCATGATCCTGCTGACCATCAATCACCAGAGCCTGATCGCGACAAAGGCGAACCGCATCTGCCGCGCGGCGGAGGGCAGGCCGGTCATGGAGTTCGGGTCCCGGCGCGCGCAGGGCGCCGACGGCGCGATCCTGGGGGCGCGCGCCGCTTACATCGGCGGCTGCTGCGGCACGGCCTGCACCATCTGCGACCGGGAATACAGCGTTCCGGCCCTCGGCACGATGGCGCACAGCTGGATCCAGCTCTTTGACACGGAGCTCGACGCGTTCCGCGCCTATGCGCGGGAATACCCGCAGAGCTGCACGCTGCTGGTCGACACCTACAATGTTCTCAAATCGGGCGTTCCCCACGCGATCCAGGTGTTCCGGGAGGAGATTCTGCCGCGCGGCTTCCGGCCCGCCGGCATCCGCATCGACAGCGGCGACATCACCTATCTTTCCAAGCGGGCCAGAAAGATGCTGGACGAAGCCGGCTTTCCGGACTGCAAAATCTGCGCCTCCAACTCGCTGGACGAATATATCATCCGGGATATGCTGATCCAGGGGGCGAAGGTGGACAGCTTCGGCGTCGGCGAACGCATGATCACTTCGTCCAGCCATCCGGTGTTCGGCGGGGTGTACAAGCTCAGCGGGGTGGAAAACAGGGACGGCGGCGTCACGCCGAAAATCAAAATCAGTGAAAATGTGTCGAAAATCACCACCCCGGGTTTCAAAAGGCTCTGGCGCCTTTACGACCGCGCGAGCGGCAAGGCGCTCGCGGATGTCATCACTCTTTCCGACGAGGTGATCGACGACACGCGCCCCTATGAAATTTTCGACCCGGATTTTGTCTGGAAGCGCAAGACTCTCCGGAATTTCAGGGCGGAGGACATCCGCGTTCAGCTGTTCCGGAACGGGAACAGCCTCACGGAAAAGCAGTCCCTGAAGGCTCTCCAGTCCTTCTGCTCCCGGCAGGTGGATACGCTCTGGGACGAGGTCAAGCGGTTTGAAAATCCCCACCGCTATTACGTCGATCTGTCCCGCAAGCTGTGGGATGTGAAGAGCAGGCTGATTTCCGAATATTCCTTCGAGCCGGACGCTTGA
- a CDS encoding DNA-3-methyladenine glycosylase I: MTRCGWCESDDLYRAYHDEEWGVPVHDDRKHFEFLVLESAQAGLSWITILRKREAYRTAFDGFDPEKIAAYGEDKLLELMKNPGIIRNRRKIESAVNNARRFLEVQREFGSFDRYIWNFVGGKPVVGHYGTLDEIPAKTELSEAVSRDLKKRGFQFLGPVIVYSHLQATGLVNDHLDSCFRKNCSEPAAKPG, encoded by the coding sequence ATGACGCGCTGCGGCTGGTGCGAATCGGACGATCTGTACCGCGCCTATCACGACGAGGAATGGGGAGTTCCCGTCCACGACGACCGGAAGCACTTTGAATTTCTGGTGCTGGAATCCGCTCAGGCGGGGCTGAGCTGGATCACCATCCTGCGCAAGCGGGAGGCTTACCGGACTGCGTTCGACGGGTTCGACCCGGAAAAGATCGCCGCCTACGGCGAGGATAAACTATTGGAACTGATGAAGAATCCCGGCATCATCCGGAACCGCAGAAAAATAGAATCTGCGGTGAACAACGCCCGCCGGTTTCTGGAAGTACAGAGGGAATTCGGAAGCTTCGACCGGTACATCTGGAATTTTGTCGGGGGAAAGCCGGTGGTCGGGCACTACGGGACGCTCGATGAAATTCCGGCGAAAACGGAGCTTTCAGAGGCCGTCAGCCGGGATCTGAAAAAAAGGGGGTTCCAGTTTCTCGGTCCGGTTATCGTCTATTCCCACCTGCAGGCGACCGGGCTGGTCAACGACCACCTGGATTCCTGCTTTCGGAAAAACTGTTCGGAACCGGCGGCAAAGCCGGGATGA